In Paenibacillus algicola, a genomic segment contains:
- a CDS encoding thioesterase II family protein — MNNTLAAGHPWIHIPEPRPHAQLRLVCLPYAGGNHLIYQHWPQKLSTQIEVLAVKLPGRGERFMEQPLVHLDEMIDRLLHEIMPYTDKPLALFGHSMGAMIAFELARKLSASRTGQLSHLFVSAFSAVHLPRPKKGRHLLSDEELKLELRQLNGTNEELLNHAELMELYMPVIRADLELCDTYQFRPGEPLDCGITAIGGRKDVGIHEDDLDAWRIHTSRGFELHMLQGDHFFLHPEADLLLRILEHSLGKQ, encoded by the coding sequence ATGAACAATACATTAGCGGCCGGACATCCGTGGATTCACATTCCTGAACCCCGTCCCCATGCTCAATTACGCCTTGTTTGCTTGCCATATGCGGGAGGAAATCATTTGATCTACCAGCATTGGCCCCAGAAGCTTAGCACACAGATTGAAGTGCTTGCTGTGAAGCTGCCGGGGAGAGGCGAGCGTTTTATGGAACAGCCGCTGGTTCACCTTGATGAAATGATTGATCGTTTACTCCATGAAATCATGCCATATACGGACAAGCCATTGGCGCTGTTCGGTCACAGCATGGGTGCCATGATCGCATTTGAGCTGGCGCGTAAACTCAGTGCTTCCCGCACTGGACAGTTGTCGCATTTATTCGTCTCCGCCTTTAGTGCCGTTCACCTTCCCCGCCCCAAGAAGGGCCGTCATTTATTATCGGATGAGGAACTAAAGCTTGAGCTGCGCCAGTTAAACGGCACGAATGAGGAGCTGCTGAATCATGCGGAGCTGATGGAGCTGTACATGCCTGTGATCCGTGCAGATCTTGAACTGTGTGATACGTATCAATTTCGGCCGGGCGAGCCTTTAGACTGTGGTATTACCGCTATCGGTGGAAGGAAGGATGTGGGTATCCATGAAGATGATCTGGACGCCTGGCGCATCCACACTAGTCGTGGCTTTGAGCTGCATATGCTGCAGGGTGACCACTTCTTCCTCCATCCTGAAGCGGATCTACTGCTTCGCATCCTTGAACATTCACTAGGAAAGCAATAG
- the sstT gene encoding serine/threonine transporter SstT yields MKSVFGAWSRISLVKRIGWGILAGVILALVLPDAAVISILGSLFVSALKAVAPLLVLLLVMSAIANHKPGGRTNMKRILMLYGISTFMAGLIAVGASFLFPVSLSLVTGTEDLAPPEGIAEVLQTLLFNIVDNPVHALMNANFIGILAWAILLGAALRNAGETMKNVLAQGADAVSLIVRWIIQFAPLGILGLIFESITSNGLESLLDYGQLILVLVGCMLFVALVMNPLIVFLHLRRNPYPLVVQCLKESGLTAFFTRSSAANIPVNMRLCEKLGLDKDTYAVSIPLGATINMAGAAVTISVLTLAAVHTLGIEVDFGTALILSLLSAVSATGASGVAGGSLLLIPLASSLFGIPGDIAMQVVGVGFIIGVLQDSCETALNSSSDVLFTATAEYAGQRKEFGAN; encoded by the coding sequence ATGAAATCAGTATTTGGGGCATGGAGCCGAATCAGTCTTGTCAAACGAATCGGTTGGGGAATCCTGGCCGGCGTAATTCTTGCCTTGGTGCTTCCGGATGCGGCAGTCATTAGTATCCTGGGCTCTCTATTTGTATCTGCATTAAAGGCCGTTGCTCCGCTGCTGGTGCTGCTGCTGGTTATGTCGGCTATTGCCAATCATAAGCCAGGAGGCAGGACGAACATGAAGCGGATCTTGATGCTCTACGGCATCAGTACGTTTATGGCAGGCTTGATCGCGGTAGGGGCGAGCTTCCTGTTTCCCGTTTCCCTATCGCTGGTAACAGGCACGGAGGACCTCGCTCCTCCTGAAGGAATTGCTGAAGTGCTGCAGACACTGTTGTTTAATATTGTGGATAACCCGGTCCATGCTCTGATGAATGCGAATTTTATCGGGATTTTGGCTTGGGCGATTCTGCTTGGGGCAGCTCTTCGGAATGCCGGTGAAACGATGAAAAATGTGCTGGCTCAAGGCGCCGATGCCGTTTCGCTCATCGTCCGGTGGATCATTCAGTTTGCACCCCTCGGCATTTTGGGACTGATTTTTGAATCCATTACTTCTAATGGACTGGAGTCCTTGCTGGATTATGGTCAGCTGATTCTGGTGCTCGTAGGCTGCATGCTGTTTGTGGCTCTGGTGATGAATCCCTTGATTGTGTTTCTTCATCTTCGCAGAAATCCATATCCGCTTGTGGTTCAGTGTCTGAAGGAAAGCGGACTTACAGCGTTCTTCACCCGCAGCTCGGCAGCCAACATTCCGGTTAATATGAGACTGTGCGAGAAGCTCGGGCTGGACAAGGATACGTACGCGGTTTCCATCCCTTTGGGTGCGACCATCAATATGGCGGGAGCGGCGGTCACGATTTCTGTTCTGACGCTCGCAGCGGTTCACACCTTGGGCATTGAGGTGGACTTCGGCACGGCGCTGATTCTCAGCCTGTTATCGGCTGTATCCGCGACCGGGGCCTCGGGGGTAGCAGGGGGCTCACTGCTGCTGATTCCGCTGGCTTCCAGTCTGTTCGGCATTCCCGGCGACATTGCCATGCAGGTGGTAGGTGTGGGCTTTATCATCGGCGTACTGCAGGATTCCTGTGAGACCGCATTGAACTCTTCATCGGATGTGCTGTTTACAGCTACAGCTGAATATGCCGGTCAGCGCAAGGAGTTTGGCGCAAACTAG
- a CDS encoding alanyl-tRNA editing protein, with amino-acid sequence MTQKLYYSSAYIREWSTEITNTVEREDGIYIALEESAFYPEGGGQPSDYGWIGNAKVLGVQSEKGQLLHQVDQLPAGGDVNCRLDWHRRFDHMQHHSAQHLLSAVCLQELSASTLSFHLGQDYCTIDIERSQLSQQELRDLELAVQQEIYENHSIKSYWVSLEQAEALPVVKPPAVTGDIRIVEIEGIEYNPCGGTHVSATGEIGMIKLLKCEKQKGHTRIYFKSGYRALQEFNQSADILAKLSVRFHAPKEEMMNRVAKWEQEQRQLLVQVQALKAENDAYLGERLLAQRDGGVVHSSFADRSLKDLQSLALRMIQQEDVVIVLKSDPDLKVLIAHRGDQHPGCGAYVKQQLHSGAKGGGSDSMAQASFTTAEDANVFYKAAVKAFASLTRQDAAEQA; translated from the coding sequence ATGACACAAAAGCTATATTACAGCTCTGCTTATATCCGGGAGTGGAGTACAGAAATAACAAATACTGTTGAACGGGAGGATGGCATTTATATTGCGCTGGAGGAAAGTGCCTTCTACCCGGAGGGAGGCGGGCAGCCGAGTGATTACGGCTGGATCGGCAACGCTAAGGTGCTGGGTGTACAGTCAGAGAAGGGTCAATTGCTCCATCAGGTGGATCAGCTGCCGGCGGGCGGCGACGTGAACTGCCGTCTGGATTGGCACCGAAGGTTTGATCATATGCAGCATCACAGCGCTCAGCATTTATTGTCGGCAGTTTGTCTGCAGGAGCTTTCAGCATCCACGTTAAGCTTTCATCTCGGTCAGGATTATTGCACGATTGATATTGAAAGATCACAGCTTTCCCAGCAAGAGCTGCGGGATTTGGAGCTGGCCGTTCAGCAAGAGATTTATGAAAATCACTCTATCAAGAGCTACTGGGTCAGCTTGGAGCAAGCGGAGGCGCTGCCAGTCGTCAAGCCTCCGGCTGTAACTGGAGACATCCGCATCGTAGAGATTGAAGGGATTGAATATAATCCATGCGGCGGGACTCATGTCTCGGCTACGGGAGAGATCGGGATGATCAAGCTGCTGAAGTGTGAGAAGCAGAAGGGACATACCCGGATTTATTTTAAAAGCGGGTATCGAGCGCTGCAGGAATTCAATCAGAGTGCAGACATTCTCGCCAAGCTGTCAGTCCGGTTCCATGCGCCGAAGGAAGAGATGATGAACCGCGTGGCCAAATGGGAACAGGAGCAGAGGCAGCTGCTGGTACAGGTTCAAGCATTAAAAGCCGAGAATGACGCCTATCTCGGAGAGCGCCTGCTGGCGCAGCGTGACGGAGGCGTAGTTCATTCATCCTTTGCAGACAGGTCGCTCAAGGATTTGCAAAGCCTGGCCCTTAGGATGATCCAACAGGAGGATGTGGTCATCGTGCTGAAGTCCGACCCCGATCTTAAAGTGCTTATCGCACATCGGGGTGACCAACACCCCGGCTGTGGTGCCTATGTGAAACAGCAGCTTCATAGCGGAGCCAAAGGCGGGGGCAGCGACAGCATGGCTCAGGCGAGCTTTACCACGGCAGAGGATGCTAACGTGTTTTATAAAGCGGCTGTGAAGGCTTTCGCGTCCTTAACGCGGCAAGATGCAGCGGAGCAAGCCTGA